CCTTACATAACTGTGATGTGAACTGAGTGCTCTGGAGATGGCTTACTGAGCCTGTGAACTAAACAGACATCCCCCAACATATGAATACTTTTAAGTAGCTTAGATACACAGTCTATTAAAACAAAAATGACCAAAATCTAACATCCAGCTGCCCAAACCCATGCTCAGTTTCCCTGCCTTGCAAAATCTTGATTTTAGTAGCTGTACTCCAAAGTTTAAGAAAAAACAAtcaacaaaacagaaagatACTGTCAAATTCTTTACCCATTGATTTTCTACAGTCTGGAAAATATTTTGTCAGTAATGATTCTGGGAGgtgtttttaattttgtttttaaccCCACCTTTAACAACATTCTCCTTGCAACACCCCAGAGGTAGCAGGAAGGAATGTGAAAAGATGCCAGATTCCAGAAGTTGCACTTTCAAGTATAGTGTCATCCAAGAGAGCTTTCCTGGCTTCCACAGACTGCATGTCACCTCTGATCAATCACGTGTAGCAAATTAAAAGTAGAATCCCAAAGTAAAGAACTATTGCCACTGGGTTACTAAGAGAAGTTTCATACTCAGATACTTCCAAGTAATCTTGTTATTTGAGTAGTAATACTGCCAGGTTTAATATTCAAATATCAAGAACTGAAGTATAAACTTAAAAACTGAGTATCAAGTTTTCTAAAATGCTCATTAGTGACACATTTCACCTAAACACAGACATAGACACAGTTACTCTAAGCTGATGTACCACACTGTAAAGAAAGGTCCCAGGTTCAGTTCAAGACTCTGATatgctccctctccctcccaccaCACAGCTTGACAGAAGTGCTTACAGTAacagagagcaaacagaagGGGAAAACACAACATTTAACAAGTGCATCTATATACATTTTGCACCTTTTCCCTCCCTGCACCTGAACAGGTCACCGCGTTTGCTATGCTTCACATGCATGTACTCTCCCCTTCATACAGTACCAGTCCTACTGAGAGGATCACTGCAAGCATTGACAGCAGTCATTCCACACTAACCAACAGGTGCTTTTATTGAGGAGGCTGAAGTACATTTAAATATTCTGACTGGCCCAGCTGGTAGGTTGTGTTTCCTCCACAGTCCACGTACTGGTATCTCTCCTGGGATATTTGCTCAGAGTGGACAAAGTAAGAAGTTGTCACTGTCActcttaaaagagaaaacagaagcaaaagtTGTTTTGTAAGAGGATGGAGTCTCCTGTTACAACAGCTTTTTACATTAGTACAGTTTTTAAAAAGCAGTCAAATGAAAACCAACACCAGTTTACCACTGTAGATTTTCTCCATGAAAGGCATTTTGTTCCCTGTGcacaaacttttttttcctaaagatgGTAAAACTGAGTTTTACTCACTAGTGTCTTGCTTTGCAAGGAGAAAACCAAATATTTCAGAAGCTACAGCCATAACTGGTCTTcaactcctcccctccctcaaaaggaaaaataagacaCTACCATGCTACTATTTATGCAATCAGTCACAGAAAGTAGACCCTGGCAAAGTACTAAAAGCTGCAACTGCTTCAAGATCACAAAGATCTTGGCCATTTTTGGACAGTGGTTGATATAAACACTCATTTTTTAAATGTGTCCAAGacctcagcagctccatggcTGCAGCCCAACTGCAGAGCACATACAGTAATAACAGGTTCTCCTATTCAAGTGTCTTTAAGCCACCAGAACCTGCCAGAAGTTTCAGTACCTACGAAGACTCTATATTAAAAAGGAAGTTGTTTTGATCTGTGAGGCACAGGCTTTAGGATTAATGATTTTGGAGTAATATTTCAATCAGAATTCCCTTTTTATGTTAAAGTGACATTACATTTTTACAATTGTTTCCAACAAATAAGAAGTTTCCATACTTACTGCATCATCACTACTATGTTATGCACTTTGATAGATGGTAAAGTGCAGAAGTCACTGCAAAAACCAGAAAGAACTGTTAGATTTACATCAGGTTTTTAATAGGTAGTTGTTTGAAAAGCAAGAATTGGGGCTTTTTAATTAAATGTCAGAGTTCTACAGTTAAGGGTCTTTTATGACCAGCATTGTCATGTGTACAAATCAAATACTAGTCTGCTCTCTTTAGCAATGTTCATAAACATTTGCTGTTCTGAAGGGGAGCAAGGCCACATCACAGACACATGGCAGTTGCTCTGCCTCTAGTCCAAGCCTGCACAGTCCACCTCTGAACTAGACCAGCAAGCACATCATTGCTCCAGGCTATTGCCAAGGCTGCAGCTACTAAGCAGAAGTCTCAAATTATGTAAGCTTCTCTCTCAACCCAAAGGGGCTGGCATCCACTGCAACTGCACACAGACACGAAGCCTCAATAGTTAACTTTCTGTTCAGTCTGCACTTCAGGGGAAGAGAACATTGGACTTTGTTACGACACACTGAATGTGTACACTTACAACATGTAGCTCATTTCATCTTGTATGACTGTTGGCACCATATAGTCAatctaaaacaaaataaacaagaGCACAAAATGAGTAGATTTAATAGATGAATATTAACATGCATCCATCTTTGAAAGTCTGTCCAAATTACCTGTTTCATATCCAGAGGACCAATGTTGGTGATGTTGTTTAGCCGTGCTTTGCCAATAACTGTTTTTGAAAACTGAACCTGGGCTGTGATGTTTGCCACTTCGACAGAGTAACAGTTGTTGTTTGTTATATTTAGTGTGGTCTGAAAAGAAGCACACAAAACACTAATGGCTACCCATTCTGAGTATGATGAGCACACATATTGAAGCTTATGACCGAGACAGCAACACTTGAGCTTGTGCAAGTGTACTTTCCTGCCTTGGAGAACTGAGGGGCAGTGTAAAGGACTATCACTTAGGGGTTGTTTTATGAATATATGGAGCAGCACAAACTTCTGCACAGCTTCTCCAGTGACCACCCTCCACTgcaaatattttatttcttcctaTCCTCAATTATTCCTTCCACAAAAATTAGCTATTATAGGACCCTTTTATTCCATGGTTGCTTTGCTTTAAAACGAGGACCTCTACCAAAGTCTTTAGACAATCATGTGTTGACCACATTACTAAGTGAAGAAGCATGTGGAAAAAACTCCTTTATGTTTTAAAGTGGATGGCAAATTGTTAAACTCAAACCTAGTACCAGGGCAGAACTCAGTAACATTTCTACATTGACACATTACATTTCAATCATTGCAAAAATAATGCAGAGTACTCCAAATTCACTGTcctcaagaaaacaaaaggcaaaatgGTAGCTTGCAATTACACCTCTTATTAGCTACAGCTACAGGACCCAGCAACAGAGGCACTTACACCGATCAGTCTGAAAATTCCACCTGCTTTTATTTCTTACTACACTAACTAAGCTCACCAGGCAGACCACAACTTGTATGTGGGCTGAAGCGTGGCAGTAGTTGCCTTTCTCCATGAGAAATATCCTCCTGGATAGAGAACTGGACTCACTGTGATGTTGAGATAGATGATTCGTCTATCCGGTTCATAGCTGACATACACCGACTTCACACCAACGTATTCCACATCGATTGCGCGAGGGAACAAGAAgaacacagccagcccagaaagcagcaAACACACTATTACAGAAGCAGTCACGTAGAgctttctgaaggaaaaaaaagagcactTCTCAGagtcaaaagcaaacaaaaaatagtGGCACGTTATCCTCTTTGAATGATAAGGAGCATGACTACTCAACACAACTAGTCCACTGTATTGCTAACTTCCCTTAGCTTTCACGGGGCAGAAAAAACAAGCTAGGCAGCACTTCACTCCTCTGTTTGAGAGATGGTACTCTTGTTTATACATCAGAAATCAAGTGTCAAAACGTGTGATCATCCCAACATTCTTAACTGAAGAGGAAATGGAAGGGATAAATATTTATGTGCTTTGAAACATAAGCACCTCCTCTTCAACTCTATTTATAGCAGAACTCTTGTTactctgctggactcttgcACAACATacccagaagaaagaaaaaagctctTGCATGCTTTACACGGGATTCTCAGTCTTAAAAGTCCTAAAGGGAAAGTGTTAACGTCCTGCTAAGGAACAGGATGTTAATACAAAGGGGGAGTGTATGCTAATTAGAAAATAATGATTTAAAAATTACAAATACAAGGCTACACTGCAGCTCCGAGTTTCTCAAAATTAGAACAGTAATGTTTCAAATCTCTGCTACAACTATGTGACACACATGACTGAGGAAAAGTATCATGTGAAGTtactgtggtttttttccctggcaCACACTTCTACAGAAACATCCAAacattagggggaaaaaaaaaatatcaacaaACTTTTTCCAAACAAGGAGGTCAGAGCACTGTAATTACATCTTGAAGTAGTTTccagaaaaaataataatatatataaatatgctATATGAGAATAATGAATTTATTGACTTTGCTAGCTGCTCAGAGCTTTACCAATTAACTTCCAGGTAGTAGAAATTTCATAATAGCAGGCCAAAGAAGCTATCATTTTGTTCCAGCACTGAAGTTTTAACTATTTAGATGAATGAAGATGCTAGACATTGATAAATACTTAATTACTGTGGACATTCAGATACATTAAGACATCATGAAGTATTACTTTGCTTTGTAAGAGACTGTGATGTGAGTATGCACACCTGTTAATAAGTAACTCTCCAAGAGGTAAAGGCTGATATTACTTACAAGCCAGGTTCCTTCAATACTGAGTGCAAGAAAACATTCCAGTGACTTCAGCTTGACCCTTCTTAGCCTATCTCCTTTAAATTGCTGAATTTTAACCAGACAAAAAATAATTAACTGTGGACTCATGTATCAGAACTAATTATTGACTTACGTTCTTCTTGGCCTCAGCCTCTGATCACTGTATGGAATTAGTGCTACCAGCTGATTTTCCTGTCCTGGAAACAAAAACACCCTTTCAGAATTCAACCAAACAAAGAATAAGGATTGTTGCAGTTACTTCAGAAAAGAGTGCCTATTACAACTTAATGGCATCAAAGAATAAACACTAAAGGTAAGTAAAGATTTGAATTCCAGATAATGGCCTAAGTAGAATACTTCTGTAGCTTATGTCACTTTCTGAAATAGAGCATGGCTTACACAACGTGGAGAGGGAAAACCACCAAGCCCACAAAGACCAAAGCTAGCAACAAATTCTGCCGCTGGCACCACTGCCTGAAGAGAAGGAGCTacagagcagcttccagctcccttTGCAGGACCATATGTAGTCACAGGATAAAACATTCAGAAGCCTGGACAGAAAGAGCTGATCCAGAAGGCATTCTACATGTGCATGAAAAGCAGTATCAACTTGGGTGGCTTCGGCAACAAGTTAAACATAGACTGTTCTGGCAATTGCTGCTATGTACAACCATTTGTCATGggactgagcagcagcaccctgtcAGGGAAAAAACTATCTACTGGAATTACTCCAAGCCACAAGTTACCTCACTACATAGCATTTTTAAGAGGGACATAACAGGAAAGATAAAGAACACAATTACAAATGAGCTGTTGAAAATATACGGACTACAACTGCCTTTAAagcttttggttttggtgtaCAAGAAAATGGAAGACTCATCCAAAAATCCTCCAAAGAAATGGGCTTTTGAACTTAGGAATCCCACCATTGCTGCACTTAAGATAATGCTTTTACAAGTAAAACTTGTTTCTGATACTATCTAACATTTCAAGttaccaagcaaacaaaacccacccctTCCTTCTCTGTAGTCTTCTGGTTAAGACAGGTTTCAGCTGCAAAGCTTATCCACACTCAAATTTGCTGAATTGATGCGATAATCCAAGAACAGATCTTAGCATAAAGTTTAACAGCTAACACAAATAAATCTCTTATATTTGCAACTATTTGGATATCCAAATGATGAGGCTTCTGTCACTTACTCCCAGGTGAGGCAGAAGTATCTGTGAACTATCCCAGAACCTAATCTGACTGAAGCACAGGTACAGGGACAGTATGACAGAGACATCAGACAGTTTTCACAGGTTGCTGGTCACAGTAAGTTCTGAGAACCTGGATAAGGAGTAGTTCTGGCAAAGCCAAAGCAGTTCCAAACATAAAACTTTGTCATCAGCTCCTCTCCACCTTGTCAAAGGGAAGAGCTTACAGCTGGGGCAGAAGGCTGTGCCTTGGCATACTGCACTTGCCACTCTCTCATTACCCAGTTTCACATGCCCTGCATTATTTCAAAGGTTTGTTTCTAGAAGGCTATTCAGGCAACTTATCATATAGCAACATaatgcagcaggatgctgtctTAAGAGAGAAGGCAAAGCAAAGGATGAGGGCAGCCAGCAAATAAAACATTTGGGCACACAGACAAGTGCTGAGTAGTCTACTCCTTCCTGGGACAGCCAGATCACAGCAGAAACTTTGCTAGGCACAGTCAGCTAAAAGGTGCTGCAGCACAAGTGTTCAATTCCTCACAAGTACACAACAACCAAGCTTCCATTTTACTCTTTTAAAGACACCCAATACCTTGCTATGAATGCTCTACAGACAGATCTCCCAAACAATATGACTTAAAGTAAGCTGTAGCTCTAGATGACGTCCTGTATGTAGAGGGTTAAGTACTAGCAGTATTGACAACTTAGCATCTTTACTTTAACAGAAAAAATGCATTATTTTCTAGCATATACATCCCAGATACACTGCCAAGGTGCAAAATAGCATTGGGTTTTAGAAATTTATTATTCAAACAAACGTTTCTGGGCTTTGTTATTCAGCAAATGGTCCTCCTCCAGCTGTGAACAATATCCAAAACATTATGTAACATGAACTGAGTATCATGGCAGCTATTAACCCCTTCATGCCTGTTTGCTGAGTGGTGACTTGTTAAAAACATCATGAATTCTAAAGTTTTCACTTCCATTAGGCTGGCTCCATAGTGCCAGTATATTCAGGAAGTTTAGGGTAAGGAAGGTGAAGTGGGGGACATTGATCTTCTCAAGTTTTGGTATAAGCAATCTTATTTTTAGTCAATCTAACATTTAAATATTAGATTGACTATCTATATAGACAGACCTACCTTCTTTCTCCCCATACCAGTGACAAGTTTAACACTCTCTGTACTTGCAGCTATTTTTGCAAAGTTGTGTATTAATTCCATTAGTTTAAAATaggtactttaaaaaaaaaggcaataagaatgtggaaaaaaaagaaaggtttggAAATCCAGCTTGCAATAACTAGGGATAGGTGTGCATGGAtgtaataaaattgtactgctAAGAGAAGACCCAAGAGGTAGCAGGCAAAGCGGAGTCAATTTCTGTTTCATTTATGCAGCCTGATCATGAAGTCCTTAGTGCTAAAatgtcaaggaaaaaaaatcagcttctgttatttatatatatacatacattaTTATGGTTACAACTGCACATGGTTAGGAGGTAAATTTAGAGGTTAAAAGAGAACTGAAGTAAACTTACCTCGTGGAATTCTTCCTGTTCCTTGGCAAGTCGGGCAGGTAACGCTGTCCCTTCCTGTAAATTCCACATAGGGAAACTGCGACACATCTCCACATCTGCTGTCCTCGTTGTGGGATTCCGAGTGAACTAACCCATTCCTCATGTTATCAGACACTGTGCTTCCATCATAGCCATCCTCCTTGCATGTGTGCAAAGGCAGGTGAGAAAGAGATTTTCCCATGTCTACAATAAAGGTCAGAAGAAAGCTCTCAGAGAAAACATTCAAGTGTGGCTTGGAGTCCTGATGCTCCCTGTTCAGATCACTTAGGACCTGCAAAGCGCCAATGCCCTGCCAAGCTGAAGTCAATCCCAAGCTATAAGAACCTGAACTAATTGGGAGTTTTGTTCATATCCTCCAACATGCCCAAGCTGAAGAGGGATCGACGAGACTTCCAAGTTAAAACGTCTGGCAAAAGGTTGTAGCAGTGTAGTAGCATTGTTACTGTAAAGATTTTCACACATTAATCTTTGTATAAAACTCCCACAAGTTCAAGTACTGGGCTCTAGAAAGCAACTTTGCAATTTCCAGTGGATTTTACATGCAGATTCAATTCTGATTAAGCTTTTTTAGgctggactttttttttttaagaacacATGTACTAATTTCCAAGCCAGAAACACTGATCTCCACCTGTTTCAACTCTCCTTAACCCAAAGGAGGACTGATTCACCAGAAAGTCAAAGAATGAGAGTTACTTTAACACAGCTGCTGGCAATATGTAGCATTTAGAAAGACTTGTTAGTGTGTTAATTACAAAACCAATTTTGCTACCTATGCAAATTTTTACATTTGCTCATTGCTGTAGATTTCCAGCTATGACACAGAAACTACCTTGAAACACAGAACACTTGAAACTGAATGCTGTAATGAAGTGATACAAGTACAAACTTCCTTGA
This genomic stretch from Pogoniulus pusillus isolate bPogPus1 chromosome 28, bPogPus1.pri, whole genome shotgun sequence harbors:
- the TMEM106B gene encoding transmembrane protein 106B, with protein sequence MGKSLSHLPLHTCKEDGYDGSTVSDNMRNGLVHSESHNEDSRCGDVSQFPYVEFTGRDSVTCPTCQGTGRIPRGQENQLVALIPYSDQRLRPRRTKLYVTASVIVCLLLSGLAVFFLFPRAIDVEYVGVKSVYVSYEPDRRIIYLNITTTLNITNNNCYSVEVANITAQVQFSKTVIGKARLNNITNIGPLDMKQIDYMVPTVIQDEMSYMFDFCTLPSIKVHNIVVMMQVTVTTSYFVHSEQISQERYQYVDCGGNTTYQLGQSEYLNVLQPPQ